One Gloeothece verrucosa PCC 7822 DNA window includes the following coding sequences:
- a CDS encoding PEP-CTERM sorting domain-containing protein — protein MKFRASIFGIIPIAVLLLNGTCTASQAASLVKFSILYNTEFKFPLLDEDLQPASVEISSLVDNLPTQFREALPENLPPVLSSPQILDVSVTGSSVALEPLYGLTNFTSKTYGLPLPPQIDPETGNAKRQVSIFRSNPADLNLNLPTPEYSDVYFGGDTKNKLFGFANDQAIFDYVQGTVSGGGIITIVGGEGIFKNATGRIEFIQQDRLGPPNEPVKGQARLDFSIEVPQAVPEPRTQVMLIGLGIMGVARFLKSRLH, from the coding sequence ATGAAATTTAGAGCATCTATTTTTGGGATTATTCCTATAGCTGTGCTTTTATTGAATGGAACCTGTACAGCTTCACAGGCGGCTAGTCTTGTAAAATTTAGCATTCTTTATAATACAGAATTCAAATTTCCTTTGCTGGATGAGGATTTACAGCCGGCTTCTGTAGAAATTTCATCTTTAGTAGACAATTTACCTACTCAATTTCGGGAAGCTTTACCAGAAAATTTACCGCCAGTGCTAAGTTCACCGCAAATTTTAGATGTAAGTGTTACAGGTAGTAGTGTTGCTTTAGAGCCGCTATATGGATTGACTAATTTTACTAGCAAAACTTATGGCTTGCCTTTACCGCCACAGATAGACCCAGAAACGGGAAATGCTAAGCGCCAAGTATCTATTTTTAGGTCGAATCCGGCTGACTTAAATCTTAATTTGCCTACGCCAGAATATTCAGATGTTTATTTTGGGGGTGATACTAAGAATAAACTGTTTGGTTTTGCCAATGATCAAGCTATTTTTGATTATGTTCAAGGCACAGTTAGCGGCGGTGGTATCATTACGATTGTTGGGGGTGAAGGGATCTTTAAAAATGCTACTGGAAGAATTGAATTTATTCAGCAAGATCGATTAGGCCCTCCTAATGAACCGGTTAAAGGTCAAGCTAGACTTGATTTCTCTATAGAAGTTCCTCAAGCTGTTCCTGAGCCGAGAACTCAAGTAATGCTAATCGGTTTAGGGATTATGGGAGTGGCTCGATTTCTCAAGTCCCGTCTACATTAA
- a CDS encoding Uma2 family endonuclease, which produces MVEVADTTVRVDRKKALTYAGANIPEYWILDINQQQVYQFCQPQDNKYQQERILSGDIVVSLVSFPEIEVPISRLFP; this is translated from the coding sequence TTGGTAGAGGTAGCTGATACAACCGTCAGAGTTGATCGCAAGAAAGCTTTAACCTATGCAGGGGCTAATATTCCTGAATATTGGATATTAGATATTAATCAGCAACAGGTTTATCAGTTCTGTCAACCTCAAGACAATAAATACCAACAAGAAAGGATTTTATCAGGAGATATTGTGGTTTCTCTTGTTAGTTTTCCTGAAATAGAAGTGCCAATATCTCGCTTATTTCCTTGA
- a CDS encoding FAD-binding domain-containing protein — protein sequence MSDLILFWHRRDLRISDNIGLSAARQKSPKIVGIFCLDPNILNKDDVAPARVTYLIGCLQELQQQYQQAGSQLLILRGEPSQAIPRLAATLKASAVFWNLDVEPYAKNRDEQVINVLQEKGIARENFWDQLLHAPGQLVTQSKDYYKVFTPFWRNWSKLKKQSPLQKLEGLKGLTEEELTLTINAGVIDLPTAKKLGYAWENPLLLDPGETAAKKRLEEFCSSAINEYQEQRNFPAVDGTSRLSAALKFGAIGIRTVWKATLEVYENSRSDEARKSIETWQQELAWREFYQHCMYFFPELAEGSYRKDFRSFPWQNNEDYFQAWCEGKTGYPIVDAAMRQLNETAWMHNRCRMIVASFLTKDLIINWQWGEKYFMQKLYDGDLSANNGGWQWSASSGMDPKPLRIFNPASQAQKFDPEGEYIRQWLPELRSVDTEFLISGKIPSLERYQCGYPEPIVDHKKRQAEFKLLFQEVRGK from the coding sequence ATGTCTGATTTAATTCTGTTTTGGCATCGTCGAGATTTACGCATTAGCGACAATATAGGACTGAGTGCGGCTCGACAAAAAAGTCCTAAAATAGTGGGAATTTTTTGCTTAGACCCGAATATTTTAAATAAAGATGATGTAGCACCAGCAAGAGTCACTTATTTAATCGGTTGCTTACAGGAATTACAGCAACAGTATCAACAAGCCGGCAGCCAGTTATTAATCCTCCGAGGTGAACCGAGTCAAGCTATTCCTCGATTAGCCGCAACCCTTAAAGCTAGTGCAGTTTTTTGGAATTTAGATGTAGAACCCTATGCAAAAAATAGAGATGAACAGGTTATTAATGTTTTACAAGAAAAGGGAATTGCTAGAGAAAACTTTTGGGATCAATTACTTCATGCTCCCGGACAACTTGTAACTCAGTCGAAGGATTATTATAAAGTTTTTACGCCTTTTTGGAGAAACTGGAGTAAGCTAAAAAAACAATCTCCTTTGCAAAAGTTAGAAGGTCTTAAAGGGTTAACCGAAGAGGAACTAACCTTAACTATAAATGCAGGAGTTATTGATTTACCAACGGCAAAAAAACTCGGTTATGCCTGGGAAAATCCTCTATTATTAGACCCCGGTGAAACGGCAGCAAAAAAAAGATTAGAGGAATTTTGTTCGAGTGCGATTAATGAGTATCAAGAACAAAGAAATTTTCCGGCTGTAGATGGAACATCTCGACTGAGTGCGGCTTTAAAATTTGGTGCGATCGGGATTCGTACTGTTTGGAAAGCTACTCTGGAAGTGTATGAAAATAGCCGAAGTGATGAAGCAAGAAAGAGTATTGAAACTTGGCAACAGGAATTAGCTTGGCGGGAATTTTATCAACATTGTATGTACTTTTTTCCTGAGTTAGCAGAGGGGTCTTATCGAAAAGATTTTCGCTCATTTCCTTGGCAAAATAATGAGGATTATTTTCAAGCTTGGTGTGAGGGAAAAACGGGTTATCCGATAGTAGATGCTGCTATGCGGCAATTAAATGAAACCGCTTGGATGCACAACCGTTGCCGCATGATTGTGGCGAGTTTTTTAACCAAGGATTTAATTATTAATTGGCAGTGGGGAGAAAAATATTTTATGCAAAAGTTATATGATGGGGACTTATCTGCTAATAATGGGGGTTGGCAATGGAGCGCTTCTAGTGGGATGGACCCTAAACCATTGCGAATTTTTAATCCTGCGAGTCAGGCGCAAAAGTTTGATCCAGAAGGAGAATATATTCGTCAGTGGTTGCCAGAATTGCGTTCGGTGGATACAGAGTTTTTAATAAGCGGTAAAATTCCCAGTTTGGAACGTTATCAATGTGGTTATCCTGAGCCTATTGTGGATCATAAAAAACGTCAGGCAGAGTTTAAATTGCTTTTTCAAGAGGTGAGGGGAAAATAG
- a CDS encoding SGNH/GDSL hydrolase family protein: MLDVNINQIISLGDSLSDNGNIINITQGLLPNTPFFAPGRFCNGSNWLDYVANELGLEVTPITSFNPTLANNLPSINFAEGGATSGCDNIGSRDGYPPLPGLQQQVDQLTGLFAAQVINPNANALYSLWVGANDYLAYLEKVSLNPTDPTLLTPAGQVQQTVGNISNTLSTLVNQFDAQNILVFNLPDLSQTPLGHSFGANGAAALENLTLAHNQALNDQIYNFSLAFPDRHFLSVDVYSLFSNISDNPADFGFCNVTDAATNTNIYDRQFAYNPQNLVINSDSDNYLFWDSAHPTTKGHQALAQYVVDILSSIYGIDSPLIGNLNASSGNLLVSNSPQSGPQSINSEDLSLSQSSVNSGPIVLNLDETGKLSVVSSQPLEQSASEINSSTFELPVLELTAA; encoded by the coding sequence ATGCTTGATGTAAACATTAATCAAATTATTAGTCTTGGTGATAGTCTTAGCGATAATGGAAACATAATTAATATAACTCAAGGATTACTACCAAATACTCCTTTTTTTGCGCCAGGGCGGTTTTGTAACGGAAGTAATTGGCTAGATTATGTGGCCAATGAGCTAGGTTTAGAGGTTACTCCGATTACCTCTTTTAATCCTACTCTGGCTAACAATTTGCCTAGCATTAACTTTGCTGAGGGGGGTGCTACTTCCGGATGTGACAATATAGGTTCACGAGACGGATATCCGCCCCTACCCGGTTTACAACAACAAGTAGATCAACTCACCGGTTTATTCGCGGCTCAAGTAATTAATCCTAATGCTAATGCCTTGTATTCTTTATGGGTTGGGGCCAACGACTATTTAGCTTATCTCGAAAAGGTCAGCCTAAATCCTACTGATCCTACGCTACTGACTCCTGCCGGGCAGGTACAACAGACAGTGGGAAATATATCAAACACTCTCTCAACTCTAGTTAATCAATTCGATGCTCAGAATATTCTGGTATTTAATTTACCTGATTTGAGCCAAACTCCTTTAGGTCACAGCTTTGGCGCTAATGGGGCAGCCGCTTTAGAAAACCTAACTTTAGCGCATAATCAGGCACTCAATGATCAAATTTATAATTTCAGTTTGGCTTTTCCGGACCGGCATTTTCTGTCTGTGGACGTTTATTCATTATTTAGTAATATCTCAGATAATCCAGCCGATTTCGGCTTTTGTAATGTAACTGATGCCGCCACGAATACTAATATCTATGATCGTCAATTTGCCTACAATCCCCAAAACCTGGTTATTAATAGTGACTCGGACAATTATTTATTCTGGGATAGTGCCCATCCAACCACTAAGGGGCATCAAGCTCTAGCTCAGTATGTGGTTGATATTTTATCATCAATTTATGGCATCGATTCACCACTTATTGGTAACCTTAATGCCTCTAGTGGTAATTTGCTTGTGTCTAACTCTCCACAGTCCGGACCCCAATCGATTAACTCAGAAGACTTATCCCTTTCTCAAAGCTCTGTGAACAGTGGTCCGATTGTATTAAATCTTGATGAAACAGGAAAACTCAGTGTTGTATCTTCTCAACCCCTTGAGCAATCAGCCAGCGAAATCAATTCTAGCACTTTTGAATTACCTGTTTTGGAATTAACTGCCGCTTAA
- the glgB gene encoding 1,4-alpha-glucan branching protein GlgB yields the protein MQQTNLVQNSLLSDIDFHLFGEGKHYQIYEKLGAHLVEFDGVTGVYFAVWSPNAQSVSVVGDFNAWNADQHPMERNPMGIWELFIPSLEVGEKYKFVIKNNQQKTTFKTDPYGYQQELRPATASIVTDLSYTWHDQDWLTRRSQSNPHTQAVSVYEVHLGSWLHTGWDTQIENGVPVAVPNKPGARFLTYRELADKLIPYVKEMGYTHIELLPITEHPFDGSWGYQVVGYFAPTSRYGTPQDFMYFVDECHKNNIGVILDWVPGHFPKDEHGLAFFDGTPLYEYADPRQGEHKEWGTLVFNYARNEVRNFLISNALFWFDKYHIDGIRVDAVASMLYWDYAREPGQWLPNQYGGRENLEAAEFLRQLNNTIFEYYPGVLSIAEESTTWPKVSHPTNEGGLGFNFKWNMGWMNDTLRFFHTQPSDRSNVHNTITFSIWYAFTEKFMLALSHDEVVHGKGHLFQKIPGDDRQKLANLRLLFAYMFTHPGKKTLFMGMEFGQTREWNVNADLDWWLLEKDSHQQLKQLVQYLNYLYQNEPALYSDDFTNDGFEWIDCNDVARGLISYIRKDKYSGEMMVTICNFKPNAYQNYWLGVRESGTYVQLLNTDSQMYGGNGLENSLKLPTHQWNSQPWPYALEVNVPPMAALIFKKSEEL from the coding sequence ATGCAACAAACCAATCTTGTCCAAAACAGCTTACTCAGTGATATTGACTTTCACCTGTTTGGAGAAGGAAAACATTATCAGATTTATGAAAAACTCGGAGCGCATCTCGTTGAATTTGACGGGGTAACAGGGGTTTACTTTGCCGTGTGGTCGCCTAATGCTCAATCCGTTTCGGTGGTGGGTGATTTTAATGCTTGGAATGCTGACCAACATCCGATGGAACGTAACCCGATGGGTATTTGGGAGCTATTTATTCCTTCGCTGGAGGTGGGAGAAAAATACAAGTTCGTTATTAAAAATAACCAGCAAAAGACGACCTTTAAAACTGACCCCTATGGTTATCAACAAGAACTCCGCCCGGCTACGGCATCCATTGTGACGGATTTATCCTATACTTGGCATGACCAAGATTGGTTGACGCGGCGTTCTCAAAGTAATCCCCATACTCAAGCGGTTTCGGTATATGAGGTGCATCTAGGGTCTTGGTTGCATACGGGTTGGGATACGCAGATTGAAAATGGGGTTCCTGTGGCGGTTCCGAATAAACCGGGGGCACGGTTTTTAACCTATCGAGAACTAGCCGATAAGCTTATTCCTTATGTTAAAGAAATGGGTTATACCCATATTGAATTGTTACCGATAACTGAACATCCTTTTGATGGGTCTTGGGGATATCAAGTGGTTGGGTATTTTGCCCCAACTTCTCGTTATGGGACTCCTCAAGATTTTATGTATTTTGTGGATGAATGTCATAAAAATAATATTGGTGTTATTTTAGATTGGGTTCCGGGGCATTTTCCCAAGGATGAACATGGATTAGCCTTTTTTGATGGAACTCCTCTCTATGAATATGCTGACCCTCGACAAGGAGAACATAAAGAGTGGGGGACTTTAGTCTTTAATTATGCACGCAATGAAGTCCGCAATTTTTTAATTTCTAATGCCCTTTTTTGGTTTGATAAGTATCATATTGACGGAATTCGAGTAGATGCGGTTGCCTCGATGCTTTATTGGGACTATGCCCGGGAACCCGGTCAATGGCTTCCTAATCAATATGGCGGACGGGAAAATTTAGAAGCGGCTGAGTTTTTGCGGCAGTTGAATAATACGATATTTGAATATTATCCGGGTGTTCTGTCTATTGCTGAAGAGTCTACCACTTGGCCAAAAGTATCGCACCCGACTAATGAAGGCGGATTAGGGTTTAATTTTAAGTGGAATATGGGATGGATGAATGATACCTTGCGCTTTTTCCACACCCAACCTTCAGATCGCTCTAATGTTCACAATACCATTACCTTTAGTATTTGGTATGCCTTTACTGAGAAGTTTATGCTGGCACTTTCTCATGATGAGGTGGTGCATGGGAAGGGGCATTTATTCCAAAAAATCCCTGGAGATGACCGGCAAAAGTTAGCCAATTTGCGGCTACTGTTTGCCTATATGTTTACTCATCCCGGTAAGAAAACGCTGTTTATGGGGATGGAGTTTGGTCAGACCCGTGAGTGGAATGTTAATGCTGATTTAGATTGGTGGCTGTTAGAAAAGGATTCTCATCAGCAGCTTAAACAGTTGGTGCAGTATTTGAATTATTTGTATCAAAATGAGCCAGCACTTTATAGTGATGATTTTACAAATGACGGGTTTGAATGGATTGACTGTAATGATGTGGCACGCGGCTTAATTTCTTATATCCGTAAAGATAAGTATTCCGGTGAAATGATGGTGACAATTTGCAATTTTAAGCCGAATGCTTACCAAAATTATTGGTTAGGGGTACGGGAATCAGGAACTTATGTTCAATTGCTGAATACGGATTCACAAATGTATGGCGGTAATGGGTTAGAAAATTCTTTGAAGCTTCCAACCCATCAATGGAATTCTCAACCTTGGCCTTATGCGCTTGAGGTGAATGTTCCTCCGATGGCGGCTTTAATTTTTAAAAAGAGTGAAGAGTTATAA
- the folK gene encoding 2-amino-4-hydroxy-6-hydroxymethyldihydropteridine diphosphokinase, which produces MTQAAIALGSNLGESLSILENALLKLTQIPKIQIVSRSSWYKTAAVGPPQPDYLNGCVIINLELTPDDLINRLLDIEQQFGRVRREKWGPRTLDLDLLWYDDLIINTPSLQIPHPRMKERAFVLIPLAEIAPDWIDPLSGKAITDLLAAVDRSGIELIHH; this is translated from the coding sequence ATGACTCAAGCTGCGATCGCTCTGGGAAGTAATTTGGGTGAGTCCCTCTCCATACTAGAAAACGCTCTCCTAAAACTGACACAAATTCCCAAAATTCAAATAGTATCTCGTTCAAGTTGGTATAAAACGGCTGCGGTAGGCCCTCCACAACCTGATTATTTAAACGGATGCGTCATTATTAATCTAGAATTGACTCCTGACGATTTAATCAATAGGCTTTTAGACATTGAACAACAGTTTGGTCGGGTGCGTCGGGAAAAATGGGGGCCAAGAACTCTAGATTTAGATCTATTGTGGTATGACGATCTGATTATCAATACTCCGAGCTTACAAATCCCTCATCCCAGAATGAAGGAAAGAGCCTTTGTTTTGATACCATTAGCAGAGATTGCTCCTGATTGGATCGATCCTCTAAGCGGTAAAGCAATCACAGATTTACTTGCCGCCGTCGATCGTTCAGGGATTGAACTGATTCATCATTAA
- a CDS encoding FG-GAP-like repeat-containing protein — protein MFEVLADLQADSIDSISGLNTNEPVHPSLTSLNPFLGNSKTPALGLVDNFSDLNINSLTDISLIYPVEEAGCLVEDQLTRFATQPEFYDQFGLAFGENYNQEIAESIRQSLAQGDFSQLPKVEIISSDILGNANGAYANSVQTIFLSDQFVKTHNIEEIAGVLTEEIGHYIDSQINRFDAAGDEGDIFSHLVQGKLLPDEKLALLKLEDDSGVITVGGQNILIEKSQSSDLNGDRRDDLVLRAPDGNIDGWLLNSQGKATSPHRIGFADNSWSVVGIGDLNGDGRDDLVLRAPDGNIDGWLLNSQGKATSPHRIGFADNSWSVVGIGDLNGDGRDDLVLRAPDGNIDGWLLNSQGKATSPHRIGFADNSWSVVGIGDLNGDGRDDLVLRAPDGNIDGWLLNSQGKATSPHRIGFADNSWSVVGIGDLNGDGRDDLVLRAPDGNIDGWLLNSQGKATSPHRIGFADNSWSVVGESGYYRELSSLTDNDWNYQSRDNLFFDGNLQNGESLASVKQIYSDLSNGIFGSYKVMTAGYKDTTNYDGIHYGIDMGSTAGNTVKTVIGGTATLIQNISGNYFIGIKGDDGNLWIYGHLKNYTNGIVGKRVEAGSIIGTVFDGASYQGYWMYPHTHLEVHKGHNYNQANSISPLQAYWKWRNR, from the coding sequence ATGTTTGAGGTTCTCGCAGATTTGCAAGCTGATTCCATAGATTCTATTTCGGGTCTCAACACGAATGAGCCTGTACACCCTTCTTTAACATCTTTAAATCCTTTTTTGGGTAATTCAAAAACTCCTGCTTTAGGCTTAGTTGATAATTTTAGTGATTTAAATATTAATTCACTAACAGACATTAGTCTTATTTACCCAGTAGAAGAAGCTGGTTGTTTAGTCGAAGATCAACTGACAAGATTCGCCACACAGCCTGAGTTTTATGATCAATTTGGTTTAGCTTTTGGGGAAAATTACAATCAAGAAATTGCTGAGTCAATTCGCCAAAGTCTAGCCCAAGGAGATTTTAGTCAATTACCTAAAGTGGAAATTATCAGTTCTGATATTTTAGGCAATGCTAATGGAGCTTATGCTAATTCAGTTCAAACGATTTTCTTATCGGATCAGTTTGTTAAGACTCACAATATTGAGGAAATAGCCGGGGTATTAACAGAAGAAATTGGACATTATATAGATTCACAAATTAATCGTTTTGATGCGGCAGGTGATGAGGGGGATATATTCTCTCATTTAGTACAAGGGAAGCTTTTACCTGATGAGAAGTTAGCTTTATTAAAGCTTGAGGATGATTCGGGAGTTATTACAGTAGGTGGGCAAAATATTTTAATAGAAAAATCTCAAAGTTCTGATTTAAACGGAGATAGACGTGACGATTTAGTATTACGTGCTCCTGATGGAAATATTGATGGTTGGTTGCTCAATTCACAAGGAAAAGCTACCTCACCTCACCGGATTGGTTTTGCCGATAATAGCTGGAGTGTTGTGGGCATTGGTGATCTTAATGGTGACGGACGTGACGATTTAGTATTACGTGCTCCTGATGGAAATATTGATGGTTGGTTGCTCAACTCACAAGGAAAAGCTACCTCACCTCACCGGATTGGTTTTGCCGATAATAGCTGGAGTGTTGTGGGCATTGGTGATCTTAATGGTGACGGACGTGACGATTTAGTATTACGTGCTCCTGATGGAAATATTGATGGTTGGTTGCTCAACTCACAAGGAAAAGCTACCTCACCTCACCGGATTGGTTTTGCCGATAATAGCTGGAGTGTTGTGGGCATTGGTGATCTTAATGGTGACGGACGTGACGATTTAGTATTACGTGCTCCTGATGGAAATATTGATGGTTGGTTGCTCAACTCGCAAGGAAAAGCTACCTCACCTCACCGGATTGGTTTTGCCGATAATAGCTGGAGTGTTGTGGGCATTGGTGATCTTAATGGTGACGGACGTGACGATTTAGTATTACGTGCTCCTGATGGAAATATTGATGGTTGGTTGCTCAACTCGCAAGGAAAAGCTACCTCACCTCACCGGATTGGTTTTGCCGATAATAGCTGGAGTGTTGTAGGAGAATCGGGTTACTATCGTGAACTTTCATCATTAACCGATAATGATTGGAATTATCAAAGTCGTGATAATTTATTCTTTGATGGCAATCTTCAAAATGGTGAAAGTCTTGCATCCGTAAAGCAGATTTACTCTGATCTCTCGAATGGTATTTTTGGCTCTTATAAAGTTATGACTGCTGGATACAAGGATACCACTAATTACGATGGTATCCACTATGGTATTGATATGGGTTCAACGGCCGGTAATACGGTAAAAACTGTAATTGGTGGTACAGCTACTCTAATTCAAAATATTTCTGGCAACTACTTCATAGGTATTAAAGGTGATGATGGTAATCTTTGGATTTATGGTCATCTGAAAAATTATACTAACGGAATAGTTGGTAAGCGTGTTGAAGCTGGAAGCATAATTGGTACAGTTTTTGATGGAGCTTCTTACCAAGGCTATTGGATGTACCCCCATACTCATCTAGAAGTACATAAGGGGCATAATTACAATCAAGCTAATTCGATAAGTCCCTTACAAGCTTATTGGAAATGGCGTAACCGCTAA
- a CDS encoding NUDIX hydrolase: MSLGQEPPELIENRLFYRGRKFNFEVSKLRLPMGVEGYWEVIRHPGGALAVPITPEGKLVLVRQYRFALKGRLLEFPAGTIEPNEDPAETIKRELEEETGYRANRWQTLGKFPLAPGYSDEFIYAFLAQDLEKLEQPPQQDDDEDIEVVLMSFKEFEAAIMAGEPIDAKTITSFFMARLLLSE, encoded by the coding sequence ATGTCACTTGGACAAGAACCCCCAGAATTGATTGAAAATCGCCTTTTTTATCGTGGTCGCAAGTTTAATTTTGAAGTCAGTAAACTTCGCTTACCGATGGGCGTTGAAGGATATTGGGAAGTCATCCGTCACCCCGGTGGCGCATTAGCGGTTCCGATCACTCCAGAAGGTAAATTAGTATTAGTGCGTCAGTATCGTTTTGCCCTCAAAGGAAGATTGTTAGAGTTTCCGGCTGGTACAATAGAACCAAACGAAGACCCCGCCGAAACCATTAAACGAGAGTTGGAAGAAGAAACCGGATATCGCGCTAACAGGTGGCAAACTCTAGGCAAATTTCCTCTAGCACCGGGTTATTCTGATGAGTTTATTTATGCTTTCTTGGCGCAAGATTTAGAAAAGTTAGAACAACCCCCCCAACAAGATGATGATGAAGATATTGAAGTAGTGTTAATGTCTTTTAAAGAGTTTGAGGCCGCCATCATGGCAGGAGAACCCATTGATGCGAAAACCATTACTAGCTTTTTTATGGCTCGTTTATTATTATCTGAATAA
- a CDS encoding DEAD/DEAH box helicase yields MVRVPTLKYHKGTLILHPPPKGKEWLDFATWDDRVEKFRIPGIYYRPLVETLQAAKIEFIDDAKEFISLDLSPSVEMEPYPHQQEALLAWKKAGRKGVVVLPTASGKTYLAQLAMQATPRTTLIIVPTLDLLHQWYAQMEAAFPDLEVGLLGGGSKDRSPILIATYNSAAIHSETLGNRYALIIFDECHHLPTDFFRRIAEDAIAPYRLGLTATPERTDGTHRELDTLIGPVIYRKTPQDLSGQALADHKVVQIKVKLSPKERETYEKAIKTRNNFLKESNISLSSLEGWQLFVQASARSVAGRRAMLAHREAKEIASGTDGKLRVLAELIAQHYPESLLIFTNDNATVYRISQEFLIPAITHQTPVKERHEILNLFREGQYKTLVTSHVLNEGVDVPDARVAIILSGTGSAREYVQRLGRVLRKGKQPDKLAILYEVVAEDTSEERTSQRRRGGEDKPEPKEEPKHQQLELISFSEVNKPKKIPRAAESSVPWKTDDDSIT; encoded by the coding sequence ATGGTTCGCGTTCCCACCCTTAAATATCATAAAGGAACTTTAATATTACATCCTCCTCCAAAAGGAAAAGAATGGTTAGATTTTGCCACTTGGGATGATCGAGTAGAAAAGTTTCGCATTCCTGGGATTTACTATCGTCCGTTAGTAGAAACTTTACAAGCCGCCAAGATAGAATTTATTGACGATGCGAAAGAATTTATATCTTTAGACTTATCTCCCAGTGTAGAGATGGAACCCTATCCGCATCAACAGGAAGCATTATTAGCTTGGAAAAAAGCCGGCCGAAAAGGGGTAGTGGTTCTTCCCACAGCATCCGGAAAAACCTATTTAGCCCAACTGGCTATGCAAGCCACACCGCGTACTACTCTAATTATCGTTCCTACTCTAGATTTACTGCATCAATGGTACGCTCAAATGGAAGCGGCTTTTCCAGACCTAGAAGTGGGATTATTAGGAGGAGGCTCTAAAGACCGTAGTCCGATTTTAATCGCTACTTATAATAGTGCCGCTATTCATTCAGAAACATTGGGCAATCGTTATGCTTTGATCATTTTTGATGAATGTCATCATTTACCCACAGACTTTTTTCGTCGCATTGCCGAAGATGCCATAGCGCCTTATCGTTTAGGACTAACAGCAACCCCAGAAAGAACCGACGGTACTCATCGAGAATTAGATACCCTCATCGGCCCGGTGATTTATCGGAAAACCCCTCAAGATTTATCCGGACAAGCCTTAGCCGATCATAAAGTTGTACAAATTAAAGTAAAATTATCTCCCAAAGAACGAGAGACTTATGAAAAAGCTATTAAAACTCGCAATAATTTTCTTAAAGAGTCCAATATTTCTCTCTCAAGTTTAGAAGGTTGGCAATTATTTGTACAAGCAAGTGCCCGTTCAGTAGCCGGAAGACGAGCCATGTTAGCGCACCGAGAAGCTAAAGAAATTGCCTCGGGAACTGATGGCAAATTACGAGTTTTAGCGGAGTTAATTGCTCAACATTATCCGGAATCTCTATTAATTTTTACCAATGATAATGCTACCGTTTACCGTATTTCTCAGGAATTTCTCATTCCTGCCATTACCCATCAAACTCCGGTTAAAGAACGGCATGAAATTTTAAACCTGTTTCGAGAAGGCCAATATAAAACCTTAGTAACCTCTCATGTTCTTAATGAAGGAGTAGATGTTCCTGACGCTAGAGTAGCCATTATTTTATCGGGAACCGGTTCAGCAAGAGAATATGTACAACGACTAGGACGAGTATTACGCAAAGGAAAACAACCTGATAAATTAGCGATTTTGTATGAAGTGGTGGCCGAGGATACCAGTGAAGAACGAACATCACAACGGAGACGAGGGGGAGAAGACAAACCCGAACCGAAAGAGGAACCCAAACATCAACAATTAGAATTAATTTCCTTTTCTGAGGTCAACAAACCTAAGAAAATTCCTCGTGCGGCTGAGTCTTCAGTCCCTTGGAAAACCGACGATGATTCTATCACTTAG